Proteins encoded by one window of Nocardia goodfellowii:
- a CDS encoding NAD(P)-dependent malic enzyme produces MTDAPNATAALAGNADLTAITQEEIFAGHLGGKLSVELAAPLETQRDLSIAYTPGVAQVSRAIAQDAAMAKQYTWTDRLVVVVSDGTAVLGLGDIGPRASLPVMEGKAALFKKFADLNSIPIVLDTKDVDEIVETIIRLRPSFGAVNLEDISAPRCFEVEQRLIEALDCPVMHDDQHGTAIVVLAALNGAAKVQGRAIDGLKVVVSGAGAAGVACTNILLAAGVRDVTVLDSKGIVTKERSDLNGVKAELAQRTNPRGLSGGAAEALAGADVFLGLSAGLIAEELIASMAPESIVFAMSNPDPEIHPEVARKYAAIVATGRSDFPNQINNVLAFPGVFKGALDAGARRITEGMKIAAADAILSVVADELGPEKIVPSPLDPRVAPAVAEAVAAAARAEGVA; encoded by the coding sequence GTGACTGACGCACCGAATGCCACTGCGGCCCTTGCGGGAAATGCAGACCTGACTGCCATCACCCAGGAAGAGATTTTCGCAGGCCATCTCGGCGGCAAACTCTCGGTGGAACTCGCGGCGCCGCTGGAAACCCAGCGCGACCTTTCCATCGCTTACACCCCCGGCGTCGCCCAGGTGAGCCGCGCCATCGCGCAGGACGCGGCGATGGCCAAGCAGTACACCTGGACCGACCGCCTGGTGGTCGTGGTCAGCGACGGCACCGCGGTGCTCGGTCTCGGCGATATCGGGCCGCGCGCCTCGCTGCCCGTGATGGAGGGTAAGGCGGCGCTGTTCAAGAAGTTCGCCGACCTGAACTCGATTCCGATCGTGCTCGACACCAAGGATGTCGACGAGATCGTGGAGACCATCATCCGGCTGCGGCCGAGCTTCGGCGCGGTCAACCTGGAAGACATCTCCGCGCCGCGCTGCTTCGAGGTCGAGCAGCGCCTCATCGAGGCCTTGGACTGCCCGGTCATGCACGACGATCAGCACGGCACCGCGATCGTGGTGCTGGCCGCGCTGAACGGTGCCGCCAAGGTGCAGGGCCGCGCCATCGACGGCCTCAAGGTCGTGGTGTCCGGCGCCGGCGCCGCCGGCGTGGCGTGCACCAACATCCTGCTGGCCGCGGGCGTCCGCGATGTCACCGTGCTCGACTCCAAGGGCATCGTCACCAAGGAGCGCTCCGACCTCAACGGCGTGAAAGCCGAACTGGCGCAGCGCACCAACCCGCGCGGCCTGAGCGGTGGCGCGGCCGAGGCGCTGGCCGGCGCCGACGTGTTCCTGGGCCTGTCGGCCGGTCTGATCGCCGAGGAGCTCATCGCCTCGATGGCGCCGGAGTCGATCGTGTTCGCCATGTCCAACCCGGATCCGGAGATCCACCCCGAGGTCGCCCGCAAGTACGCCGCGATCGTGGCCACCGGCCGCAGCGATTTCCCGAACCAGATCAACAACGTGCTCGCCTTCCCGGGCGTCTTCAAGGGCGCGCTGGACGCCGGCGCCCGCCGGATCACCGAGGGCATGAAAATCGCCGCGGCCGACGCGATCCTCAGCGTCGTCGCCGATGAGCTGGGTCCGGAGAAGATCGTCCCGAGCCCGCTGGATCCGCGGGTGGCCCCCGCGGTCGCCGAGGCCGTCGCCGCCGCCGCACGCGCCGAGGGTGTCGCGTAG
- a CDS encoding DHA2 family efflux MFS transporter permease subunit, translating into MSVAAGTDRNPWLALFALVVGFFMILLDMTIVAVANPAILAAFHADISQVIWVTSAYLLTYAVPLLVTGRLGDRFGPKNVYLVGLFVFTVASLGCGLSGSIGHLILWRAVQGVGAALMTPQTMAVITRTFPPDRRGAAMGLWGGVAGLATLVGPILGGVLVDWRGWEWIFFVNVPVGIAAFVLALWLVPTLPTQLHEYDVPGILLSGGGIFLLVFGIQEGNNYDWSARIWLMIAAGLVLLAMFVRNQQRNSGEPLLPMSLFRDRNFGLSNLAIAAMGAAVTAMMVPSYFYLQAVRELSPTESALVFAPMAVVTGLCAPLIGKVSDTLHPRMLPTFGFVLFTLAILAFSVLMRPHTALVWYLVAAGFAGLANACIWAPLASAATHNLPVHQAGAGAGVYNTTRQVGSVLGSAAISALISARVAAHGLGSGKIAEGGAGQGPIPEPVKEAFSAALGQSMLLPAAILLVGVLAAALFVSHGRSAPNSYTDDPASSAQRTSNGGTMTM; encoded by the coding sequence ATGTCCGTGGCTGCCGGCACCGATCGCAATCCTTGGCTCGCGCTGTTCGCACTGGTCGTCGGATTCTTCATGATCCTGCTGGACATGACGATCGTCGCGGTCGCCAACCCGGCGATCCTCGCGGCTTTCCACGCCGATATCTCCCAGGTGATCTGGGTGACCAGCGCCTACCTGCTCACCTACGCGGTGCCGCTGCTGGTGACCGGACGGCTCGGTGACCGCTTCGGTCCCAAGAACGTCTACCTGGTGGGACTGTTCGTCTTCACCGTCGCGTCCCTCGGTTGCGGGCTGTCCGGGAGCATCGGTCACCTGATCCTGTGGCGTGCCGTGCAGGGCGTCGGCGCGGCCTTGATGACGCCGCAGACCATGGCGGTGATCACCCGCACCTTCCCGCCGGACAGGCGCGGCGCGGCCATGGGACTGTGGGGTGGCGTGGCGGGGCTGGCCACCCTGGTCGGCCCGATTCTCGGTGGCGTGCTGGTGGATTGGCGCGGCTGGGAATGGATATTCTTCGTCAACGTGCCCGTCGGCATCGCCGCTTTCGTCTTGGCGCTGTGGCTGGTGCCCACCCTGCCGACCCAGCTGCACGAATACGACGTGCCCGGCATTCTGCTCAGTGGCGGGGGAATCTTCCTGCTGGTCTTCGGAATTCAGGAGGGCAACAACTACGACTGGTCCGCGCGCATCTGGCTGATGATCGCCGCCGGACTGGTGCTGCTCGCGATGTTCGTGCGGAATCAGCAGCGCAATTCCGGCGAGCCGCTGCTGCCGATGAGCCTGTTCCGCGACCGCAACTTCGGTCTGTCGAACCTGGCGATCGCCGCTATGGGGGCGGCCGTCACCGCCATGATGGTGCCGTCGTACTTCTATCTCCAGGCGGTACGCGAACTGTCACCGACGGAATCCGCGCTGGTCTTCGCCCCGATGGCGGTCGTCACCGGGCTCTGCGCCCCGCTCATCGGCAAGGTCTCCGACACACTGCATCCGCGCATGCTCCCGACTTTCGGTTTTGTCCTCTTCACCCTCGCCATTCTGGCGTTCTCGGTGTTGATGCGGCCGCACACCGCCCTGGTCTGGTACCTCGTGGCGGCCGGTTTCGCCGGCCTGGCGAACGCGTGCATCTGGGCCCCGCTCGCCTCCGCCGCCACCCACAACCTCCCGGTCCACCAAGCGGGTGCTGGCGCGGGCGTCTACAACACCACCCGCCAGGTCGGCTCGGTGCTGGGCAGCGCCGCCATCAGCGCGCTCATCTCCGCCCGTGTCGCCGCCCACGGACTCGGCAGCGGCAAGATCGCCGAAGGCGGTGCGGGCCAAGGGCCCATCCCCGAACCCGTCAAGGAAGCCTTCAGCGCCGCCCTCGGCCAATCCATGCTCCTGCCCGCCGCCATCCTGCTCGTCGGCGTGCTCGCCGCGGCCCTGTTCGTCAGTCACGGGCGGTCCGCGCCCAACAGCTACACCGACGACCCCGCGTCTTCAGCGCAGCGTACGAGTAATGGTGGGACGATGACCATGTGA
- a CDS encoding ABC transporter permease, which yields MNYLIDNFADILDLTGTHVKLALVPLLIGLVIAIPAGALIRRVPTLRKITTAVSSLAYTIPSLALFVIIPPLVGISTIDPLNVIIALAIYSTALLLIAVPAALDSVPATVLDAADAVGFSPLRRTLTVDMPLAIPVFLASLRVIAVTNIAMVSVGALIGSGGLGVLFTQGYQRNYTDEIVAGIIVTLALALLVDRVLYALGRWGTPWVRTAKGAGT from the coding sequence GTGAATTACCTGATCGACAATTTCGCCGACATCCTGGACCTCACCGGAACCCATGTGAAGCTGGCGCTGGTGCCGCTGCTGATCGGCCTGGTGATCGCGATCCCGGCGGGCGCGCTGATCCGCCGGGTGCCGACGCTGCGAAAGATCACCACCGCGGTGTCCAGCCTCGCCTACACCATTCCGTCGCTGGCGCTGTTCGTCATCATTCCGCCGCTGGTGGGGATTTCCACGATCGATCCGCTCAACGTCATCATCGCGCTCGCCATCTATTCGACGGCACTGCTGTTGATCGCGGTGCCCGCCGCCCTGGATTCGGTGCCCGCGACCGTGCTCGACGCGGCCGACGCGGTCGGATTCAGCCCGTTGCGCCGCACGCTCACCGTTGATATGCCCCTTGCCATTCCGGTGTTCCTCGCCAGCCTGCGCGTCATCGCGGTCACCAATATCGCCATGGTGTCGGTGGGCGCGCTGATCGGCAGCGGCGGCCTCGGCGTGCTGTTCACCCAGGGCTATCAGCGCAACTACACCGACGAGATCGTCGCCGGCATCATCGTCACCCTGGCGCTCGCTCTGCTCGTCGACCGCGTGCTGTACGCCCTGGGCCGCTGGGGCACACCGTGGGTCCGCACCGCGAAAGGGGCCGGGACGTGA
- a CDS encoding ABC transporter substrate-binding protein, with the protein MALAVAMVLSACGNSDPLGSKGSCEGDGLVVGSADFQESETVANIYAEVLRINGFQVDTRFRIGSREAYVPALRSCAISVIPEYTGNLLQYLDKNATAATSEEVDKALAGALGDELAIAQPAPAQDSDAVVVTKATAEKWNLTSIGDLAPHSAEVKFGAPAEFAERAGGLPGLKKNYGLDIAPANFVPIADGGGPATVRALVEGQVTAADIFTTSQAILENNLVVLADPKNNFPAQNVVPLFNAKKKTDKATKVLDAVSAKLTTEGLLKLNEAVSGKAKTEPKAAALEWIRTQGLDKPVS; encoded by the coding sequence ATGGCGCTCGCCGTCGCCATGGTCCTGTCCGCCTGCGGCAATTCGGATCCGCTGGGCAGCAAAGGAAGTTGCGAGGGAGACGGACTCGTCGTCGGCTCGGCGGACTTCCAGGAATCGGAGACCGTAGCCAATATCTACGCCGAAGTATTGCGGATCAACGGGTTCCAGGTGGACACCCGATTCCGCATCGGCAGCCGGGAAGCTTACGTGCCCGCGTTGCGCAGCTGCGCGATCTCGGTGATCCCGGAGTACACCGGCAATCTCCTGCAGTACCTGGACAAGAACGCGACCGCCGCCACCTCCGAAGAGGTCGACAAGGCCCTGGCCGGGGCGCTCGGGGACGAACTCGCCATCGCCCAGCCCGCACCGGCCCAGGATTCCGACGCGGTCGTCGTCACCAAGGCGACCGCCGAGAAATGGAATCTGACCTCGATCGGTGACCTCGCTCCGCATTCGGCCGAGGTGAAATTCGGCGCGCCCGCGGAATTCGCCGAACGCGCGGGCGGCCTGCCCGGACTGAAGAAGAACTACGGATTGGACATCGCGCCCGCCAATTTCGTGCCGATCGCCGACGGCGGCGGCCCCGCCACGGTGCGCGCGCTGGTCGAAGGCCAGGTCACCGCGGCCGATATCTTCACCACCTCGCAGGCGATCCTGGAGAACAACCTGGTGGTGCTCGCCGATCCGAAAAACAACTTCCCGGCACAGAACGTGGTGCCGCTGTTCAACGCGAAGAAGAAGACCGACAAGGCGACCAAGGTGCTCGACGCCGTGTCGGCCAAGCTCACCACCGAAGGTCTGCTGAAGCTCAACGAGGCCGTCTCGGGTAAGGCCAAGACCGAACCCAAGGCCGCCGCGCTGGAGTGGATCCGCACCCAGGGACTCGACAAGCCCGTCAGTTAG
- a CDS encoding glycine betaine ABC transporter substrate-binding protein, whose amino-acid sequence MMFLFTTESWSRRMVLAVSRRMLTRALVVVLAAVAVSCGNESTPTPGFVVGAGDSLESGLLAEIYAGALARTGLSVSVKNQLGDRADYLAALDAGTVSLVGDHSGELLEFFDSGTQARTPAEVTKALHSSLPEGLVVADAADGTDMRPRVLIPAAAAEGEQMRSLAARCADLRAGTAPVPAVLRAPDAPIRVAGCDFRETITLLDADDLREALLDGRVQAGLLTGPAALAPHPLDGLTTLTDDDYALRAENVLPVLRKGSLDALRLKKLNYVAGELTTDELVEMIRRIRAGETSAGDAARVWLDAHAL is encoded by the coding sequence ATGATGTTCCTGTTCACTACGGAGAGTTGGAGTCGCCGGATGGTGCTGGCCGTGTCGAGGCGGATGCTTACCCGGGCGCTGGTCGTCGTGCTGGCCGCGGTGGCGGTGTCCTGCGGAAACGAGTCCACGCCGACACCGGGTTTCGTGGTCGGGGCGGGTGATTCGCTGGAGTCCGGTCTGCTCGCCGAAATCTACGCGGGCGCGCTGGCGCGGACCGGTTTGTCCGTGTCGGTCAAGAATCAGCTGGGGGACCGCGCCGACTATCTGGCCGCGCTGGATGCGGGCACGGTGTCGCTCGTCGGTGACCACAGCGGGGAACTGCTGGAGTTCTTCGACAGCGGAACCCAGGCTCGCACCCCGGCCGAGGTGACCAAGGCGCTGCACAGTTCGCTGCCGGAGGGACTGGTTGTCGCCGACGCGGCCGACGGCACCGATATGCGTCCGCGCGTGCTGATTCCGGCCGCGGCGGCCGAGGGGGAGCAAATGCGTTCGCTCGCAGCGCGTTGCGCGGATCTGCGGGCGGGGACAGCGCCGGTGCCCGCGGTGCTGCGCGCGCCGGACGCGCCGATCCGGGTGGCCGGGTGCGACTTCCGGGAGACGATCACCCTGCTCGATGCCGATGATCTGCGCGAAGCGTTGCTGGACGGGCGGGTTCAGGCCGGTCTGCTGACCGGTCCGGCCGCGTTGGCGCCGCACCCGCTGGACGGTCTGACGACACTCACCGATGACGACTACGCGTTGCGCGCGGAGAACGTGCTGCCGGTGTTGCGCAAGGGCAGTCTCGACGCACTGCGGCTGAAGAAGCTGAACTACGTCGCCGGGGAGCTCACCACCGACGAACTCGTCGAGATGATCCGCCGGATTCGGGCCGGCGAGACCAGCGCGGGTGATGCGGCCCGGGTCTGGCTGGACGCGCACGCTCTCTAG
- a CDS encoding AAA family ATPase, with protein MLTRLEIQGFKNLLDVQVDFGPFTCIAGANGMGKSNVFDAIEFLAHLATEPLVEASQRVRSASGVRGGDPRDLFWDGYGDHEQRMWFAAEMIVPAEVEDDLGASASATTTFLRYELELGYSAPEGDSSFGRLALHREELRHINRGDAPKHIHFPHSAKNFRNEVITGQRRGGAFLSTGERDGATVINVHGDGGSFGKPQPRGAARAGRTVLSTVTTNDYPTILAARREMQSWHRLALEPSALRAPDGFSDPRSMETNGRHLAATLYRIANESVSGAENPESEAVYAQVADRLSDLSGVDVESLRVEPDKVREVFTLFLRERSGLQLPARALSEGTLRFLALCVLLEDTTFTGLVCMEEPENGIHPANLPAMVQLVHDLAVDPKEKTGPGNPFRQVIINTHSPGVVQLCDPADLLLAETRPYRTPDGTITTALSLLPFSGTWRSTPGTVTASKADYVPYLAAPAGAQLRLPLDIAG; from the coding sequence ATGCTCACCAGGCTGGAGATTCAGGGATTCAAAAACCTTCTTGATGTTCAGGTGGATTTCGGCCCGTTCACCTGTATCGCTGGTGCGAATGGGATGGGCAAGTCGAATGTGTTCGACGCCATTGAATTTCTCGCACATCTCGCAACCGAGCCGCTGGTCGAAGCATCGCAACGGGTGCGTAGTGCATCAGGGGTTCGTGGCGGCGACCCCCGCGACCTGTTCTGGGATGGCTACGGAGACCACGAGCAACGGATGTGGTTTGCTGCGGAGATGATCGTACCGGCCGAAGTCGAAGACGACCTCGGTGCGTCTGCTTCTGCAACAACCACTTTTTTGCGCTACGAGCTCGAACTTGGCTACTCGGCACCCGAAGGGGATAGCAGCTTCGGGCGGTTGGCGCTGCATAGGGAGGAGCTTCGGCACATCAATCGGGGTGACGCGCCAAAGCACATCCATTTCCCGCATAGCGCAAAAAATTTCCGCAATGAGGTGATTACCGGGCAGCGGCGCGGCGGAGCTTTTCTTTCGACCGGAGAGCGTGACGGCGCGACTGTCATCAACGTCCATGGCGACGGGGGAAGTTTTGGAAAACCGCAACCGCGCGGCGCCGCGCGTGCAGGCAGAACCGTGCTCAGCACAGTGACCACCAATGACTATCCGACTATCCTCGCTGCTCGACGTGAGATGCAGAGTTGGCACAGGCTTGCGCTGGAGCCTTCGGCATTGCGGGCACCAGATGGTTTTTCCGACCCCCGGTCGATGGAAACGAACGGGCGGCATCTCGCGGCGACGCTGTATCGAATCGCGAATGAGTCAGTGTCAGGTGCCGAAAATCCAGAGTCCGAGGCCGTCTACGCGCAAGTCGCTGACCGGCTATCCGATCTTTCCGGTGTAGACGTGGAAAGTTTGCGGGTCGAGCCCGATAAGGTTCGCGAGGTATTCACTTTATTTCTGCGGGAACGCAGCGGGCTTCAACTGCCTGCCCGCGCATTGTCCGAAGGCACGCTCCGTTTTTTGGCGCTGTGTGTCCTACTGGAGGACACCACCTTCACAGGTTTGGTTTGTATGGAGGAGCCGGAGAACGGCATTCACCCAGCGAACCTCCCCGCGATGGTTCAGTTGGTGCATGACCTGGCAGTGGACCCCAAAGAGAAGACTGGCCCCGGAAACCCCTTCCGGCAGGTCATTATCAATACGCATTCACCCGGCGTTGTCCAGTTGTGTGATCCCGCGGATCTACTTTTGGCGGAGACCCGTCCGTATCGCACACCGGATGGGACTATAACGACGGCTCTGTCACTACTGCCGTTTAGCGGTACATGGCGTTCGACCCCAGGAACGGTCACGGCCTCGAAGGCGGATTACGTGCCGTATCTCGCGGCACCCGCAGGGGCACAACTTCGGTTGCCATTGGATATAGCCGGATGA
- a CDS encoding ABC transporter permease, with the protein MNLFVEAWQYLTDGANWSGPTGITQRILEHLWYSFLAVAASALVALPLGLVIGHTRRGSALLVGFANAMRALPTLGLLTFLVLLLGLGLVPPLLALVTVGIPPLLAGAYAGIANVPADVVDASRAMGMTERQILFRVEVPNALPVILTGLRGATLQVVATATIAAYVNLGGLGRYIFDGIGLYRYDRVLVGALLVALLAMALDGLLAFAVWAGAPGTGRLRRTPITSAGLPQPTN; encoded by the coding sequence GTGAACCTTTTCGTCGAAGCCTGGCAATATCTGACCGACGGCGCCAACTGGTCCGGCCCCACCGGAATCACGCAGCGCATCCTGGAACACCTCTGGTACAGCTTCCTGGCCGTCGCCGCCTCCGCGCTCGTCGCGCTCCCGCTGGGCCTGGTCATCGGCCACACCCGCCGCGGCTCGGCGCTGCTGGTCGGCTTCGCCAACGCCATGCGCGCCCTGCCCACCCTCGGCCTGCTCACCTTCCTGGTGCTGTTGCTCGGACTCGGCCTGGTCCCGCCGCTGCTCGCCCTGGTGACCGTCGGCATCCCGCCGCTGCTCGCGGGCGCCTACGCCGGCATCGCCAATGTGCCCGCGGACGTGGTCGACGCCTCCCGCGCCATGGGGATGACCGAACGCCAGATCCTGTTCCGCGTCGAAGTACCCAACGCCCTGCCCGTCATCCTGACCGGCCTGCGCGGCGCCACCCTCCAGGTCGTCGCCACCGCCACCATCGCCGCCTACGTCAACCTCGGCGGCCTGGGCCGCTACATCTTCGACGGCATCGGCCTCTACCGCTACGACCGCGTCCTGGTCGGCGCACTGCTGGTCGCCCTGCTGGCCATGGCCCTCGACGGCCTGCTCGCCTTCGCGGTCTGGGCCGGCGCCCCCGGCACCGGCCGCCTGCGCCGCACCCCGATCACCTCGGCCGGTCTCCCGCAACCCACCAACTGA
- a CDS encoding PadR family transcriptional regulator — protein sequence MERTARPAVTALGISVLALLEERPMHPYEMYQLLLARGEELLVKVRPGSLYHTIARLAEQELVHADGVERAGNRPERTTYRITDVGRKALRARISEILRAPSSEYPIFPVALAEAHNLPSHCVVTLLRERLEHLGADLADLTMMREWATTHGVARRYWLVLEYLQATLGAEVEWITHRIDELESGALEWEEFDPVTGARRSQPEHPWPGSDPAHDALPPAPRRSARAARRPHLS from the coding sequence ATGGAGCGCACAGCGCGTCCCGCCGTGACGGCCCTGGGGATCTCCGTGCTCGCGCTGCTGGAGGAGCGGCCCATGCACCCCTACGAGATGTATCAACTGCTCCTCGCACGCGGTGAGGAACTCCTGGTGAAGGTGCGGCCGGGCTCGCTGTATCACACCATCGCGCGGTTGGCCGAGCAGGAACTGGTCCACGCCGACGGTGTGGAGCGAGCGGGGAACCGTCCCGAACGCACCACCTATCGCATCACCGACGTGGGCCGGAAAGCCTTGCGCGCCAGGATCTCCGAGATCCTGCGGGCACCGAGCTCGGAGTATCCGATCTTCCCGGTCGCCTTGGCCGAGGCGCACAACCTGCCGAGCCACTGCGTGGTCACCCTGCTGCGGGAGCGCCTGGAGCATCTCGGTGCCGACCTCGCCGACCTGACGATGATGCGTGAGTGGGCCACCACACACGGGGTGGCGCGCAGGTACTGGCTGGTCCTGGAGTACTTACAGGCCACCCTCGGCGCCGAAGTGGAATGGATCACCCACCGCATCGACGAGTTGGAGAGCGGCGCACTCGAGTGGGAGGAATTCGATCCCGTTACCGGCGCCCGGCGCTCCCAGCCCGAACATCCCTGGCCGGGCAGCGACCCCGCCCACGACGCACTCCCACCGGCGCCGCGCCGATCCGCTCGGGCGGCCCGGCGGCCGCACCTGTCCTAG
- a CDS encoding DHA2 family efflux MFS transporter permease subunit: MPTQRNPWLALGALVVGFFMILLDMTIVAVANPAIMRGLHADVSQVIWVTSAYLLTYAVPLLVTGRLGDRFGPKNIYLIGLVVFTAASLGCGLSGTITQLIVWRAVQGLGAAMMTPQTMAVITRTFAPDKRGAAMGLWGGVAGLATLVGPILGGVLIDSLGWEWIFIVNVPVGIIAFGLVVWLVPVLPTRAHKYDLPGIALSGVGLFLLVFGLQEGNTYDWSPRIWLLIVGGLVFLALFVLNQARNKDEPLMPLELFRDRNFALSSLAIATMGAAVTALMVPAYFYLQAVRDLSPTESALVFAPMAIVTGILSPFVGKFSDNVAPRIVPTVGFAAFSVAVFWWAVLMAPDSSLGWFLVAAALAGIANACIWGPLASTATHNLPVHQAGAGAGIYNTTRQVGSVLGSAAISALIAARMSANGLGGGAPAGEGAAGQSAVPAQIRDEFSAALSEAMLLPAGILLVGVLAAALFVSHSRGAKKPVDESAKAEPVAR, encoded by the coding sequence ATGCCAACTCAACGTAATCCGTGGCTGGCGCTCGGCGCGCTGGTCGTCGGCTTCTTCATGATCCTGCTGGACATGACGATCGTCGCGGTCGCCAATCCGGCGATCATGCGCGGACTGCACGCCGATGTCTCCCAGGTGATCTGGGTGACCAGCGCCTATCTGCTCACCTACGCGGTGCCGCTGCTGGTGACCGGACGGCTCGGAGATCGCTTCGGCCCCAAGAACATCTACCTCATCGGTCTGGTCGTCTTCACCGCCGCGTCACTGGGTTGCGGTCTGTCGGGGACCATTACCCAGTTGATCGTCTGGCGGGCGGTCCAGGGTCTGGGCGCCGCGATGATGACGCCGCAGACCATGGCGGTCATCACGCGCACCTTCGCGCCGGACAAGCGCGGCGCGGCCATGGGACTGTGGGGCGGCGTGGCCGGGCTCGCGACGCTCGTCGGGCCGATTCTCGGTGGCGTGCTTATCGATTCGCTGGGCTGGGAGTGGATCTTCATTGTCAACGTGCCGGTCGGCATCATCGCCTTCGGGCTGGTGGTGTGGCTGGTGCCGGTGCTGCCCACGCGCGCGCACAAATACGATCTGCCGGGTATCGCGCTCAGCGGTGTGGGGTTGTTCCTGCTGGTCTTCGGGTTGCAGGAGGGCAACACCTATGATTGGTCGCCGCGTATCTGGTTGCTGATCGTGGGCGGGCTGGTCTTCCTGGCGCTGTTCGTGCTGAACCAGGCGCGCAACAAGGACGAACCACTGATGCCGCTGGAGTTGTTCCGCGACCGCAACTTCGCGCTGTCGTCGCTGGCCATCGCCACCATGGGCGCGGCGGTGACCGCGCTGATGGTGCCCGCCTATTTCTATCTGCAAGCGGTACGCGATCTCTCGCCCACCGAATCCGCGCTGGTTTTCGCGCCGATGGCGATCGTCACCGGCATCCTGTCACCGTTTGTCGGCAAATTCTCGGACAACGTGGCGCCGCGGATCGTGCCGACGGTCGGATTCGCGGCGTTCTCGGTCGCGGTGTTCTGGTGGGCGGTGCTGATGGCGCCGGACTCCTCGCTCGGCTGGTTCCTGGTCGCCGCCGCGCTCGCCGGGATCGCGAACGCGTGCATCTGGGGTCCGCTGGCCTCCACCGCCACCCATAACCTGCCGGTGCATCAGGCCGGTGCGGGCGCGGGCATCTACAACACCACGCGCCAGGTGGGTTCGGTGCTGGGCAGTGCCGCGATCAGCGCGCTAATCGCGGCGCGGATGTCGGCGAACGGGCTGGGCGGTGGCGCTCCGGCCGGTGAGGGCGCTGCCGGACAGAGCGCCGTCCCGGCACAGATTCGGGACGAGTTCAGTGCCGCGCTCAGTGAAGCCATGCTCTTGCCGGCGGGCATCCTGCTGGTCGGCGTGCTGGCCGCGGCGCTGTTCGTCAGCCACAGCCGTGGGGCGAAGAAACCGGTGGACGAGTCGGCGAAGGCTGAACCAGTGGCGCGGTGA
- a CDS encoding ABC transporter ATP-binding protein, which translates to MSDIEFRGIGKIYPDGTRAVTDLDLLIPSGSFTVFVGPSGCGKTTSMRMINRMIQPSSGVLTIDGQDISTVDPVRLRLGIGYVIQSGGLLPHRTVLDNVATVPVLRGDSRKAARAAALEVLDRVGLDRALAKRYPAQLSGGQQQRVGVARALAADPPILLMDEPFSAVDPVVRAELQAEMQRLQAELRKTIVFVTHDIDEAITLGDKVAVFARGGVLQQYDTPREVLAQPATDFVADFVGHDRGYRGLSFRTARGVPLHEIQTATADRISGLRLELGDWVLVVDEAGKPVGWVDVTGVESMRAGRPLALSVSAGGSLFAPDGDLRQAMDAAISSPSGIGVAVDDSGAVRGGVLATEVLQLLAEQRAAEDAQRNRQVFEHGLAEDPA; encoded by the coding sequence GTGTCCGATATCGAATTCCGTGGGATCGGCAAGATCTATCCGGACGGCACCCGAGCCGTCACCGACCTGGATCTGCTGATCCCCTCCGGGTCGTTCACCGTGTTCGTCGGACCGTCCGGATGTGGCAAGACCACCTCGATGCGGATGATCAACCGGATGATCCAGCCGTCCAGCGGCGTGCTCACCATTGACGGACAAGATATTTCGACGGTCGACCCGGTGCGGCTGCGGCTCGGTATCGGATATGTCATCCAGAGCGGCGGCCTGCTGCCGCACCGCACGGTGCTCGACAATGTCGCGACCGTGCCGGTGCTGCGGGGAGATTCACGCAAGGCCGCCCGGGCCGCCGCACTGGAGGTGCTCGACCGCGTCGGGCTGGACCGCGCTCTCGCCAAACGCTATCCGGCGCAACTTTCCGGCGGCCAGCAGCAGCGGGTCGGCGTGGCCCGGGCGCTGGCCGCGGATCCGCCGATCCTGCTGATGGACGAACCGTTCAGCGCGGTGGACCCGGTGGTGCGGGCCGAGTTGCAGGCCGAAATGCAAAGGCTGCAAGCGGAATTGCGCAAGACGATCGTGTTCGTGACCCACGATATCGACGAGGCGATCACCCTCGGCGACAAGGTCGCGGTGTTCGCCCGCGGCGGCGTGCTGCAGCAGTACGACACGCCGCGCGAGGTCTTGGCCCAGCCCGCCACCGATTTCGTCGCCGACTTCGTCGGTCACGACCGCGGGTATCGCGGGCTGTCGTTCCGGACCGCGCGAGGTGTTCCGCTGCACGAGATCCAGACCGCCACCGCCGACCGGATCAGCGGGCTCCGGCTGGAACTCGGCGACTGGGTGCTGGTGGTCGACGAGGCGGGCAAGCCGGTCGGCTGGGTCGATGTGACCGGCGTGGAGTCGATGCGCGCCGGACGCCCGCTGGCGCTGAGCGTCTCGGCGGGCGGTTCGCTGTTCGCACCGGACGGCGACCTGCGCCAAGCGATGGACGCGGCGATCTCGTCGCCGTCCGGAATCGGTGTGGCGGTGGATGACTCGGGCGCGGTGCGCGGCGGCGTGCTTGCTACCGAGGTGCTGCAATTGCTCGCCGAGCAGCGCGCCGCCGAGGACGCCCAGCGCAATCGCCAGGTCTTCGAGCACGGTCTGGCCGAGGATCCGGCGTGA